The following are from one region of the Mycobacteriales bacterium genome:
- a CDS encoding serine/threonine-protein kinase: MVTPGGQRGGGRVLARRYHLQRVLGRGAMGAVWEAEDTFLRRTVAVKEVVLPGSLSPEERAVSCERTLREARAIARLGHPNVVTLFDVLDEDARPWVVMELVPSRSLAEVIKEDGPLHPLRVATVGLAILGALEAAHAAGITHRDVKPGNILLGHDGRVKLTDFGIARAAGDDTITGTGLLVGSPSYIAPEIVKGQEAGAPADLWGLGATLYAAVEGRPPYEGSDSMAVLGAILTQEPTRPQRAGALVAVLEGLLRKNPADRMSAAQVSDLLDRILLSHGSSTPNR; the protein is encoded by the coding sequence GTGGTCACACCAGGGGGCCAGCGTGGCGGGGGCCGCGTGCTCGCCCGGCGCTACCACCTCCAGCGGGTGCTCGGCCGCGGTGCGATGGGCGCCGTCTGGGAGGCCGAGGACACCTTCCTGCGCCGTACGGTCGCCGTGAAGGAGGTCGTGCTCCCGGGCAGCCTGTCCCCGGAGGAGCGCGCGGTCAGCTGCGAGCGGACGCTGCGGGAGGCGCGCGCGATCGCCCGGCTCGGCCACCCGAACGTGGTCACCCTCTTCGACGTGCTGGACGAGGACGCCCGGCCCTGGGTGGTCATGGAGCTGGTTCCGTCCCGGTCGCTGGCCGAGGTGATCAAGGAGGACGGCCCGCTGCACCCGCTGCGGGTGGCCACCGTGGGGCTGGCCATCCTCGGCGCGCTGGAGGCGGCGCACGCGGCCGGCATCACCCACCGCGACGTGAAGCCCGGCAACATCCTGCTCGGGCACGACGGCCGGGTGAAGCTCACCGACTTCGGCATCGCCCGGGCGGCCGGCGACGACACGATCACCGGCACCGGGCTGCTGGTCGGGTCCCCTTCCTACATCGCCCCGGAGATCGTCAAGGGCCAGGAGGCCGGCGCGCCGGCGGACCTGTGGGGTCTCGGCGCCACGCTGTACGCGGCGGTCGAGGGACGCCCGCCGTACGAGGGCTCCGACTCGATGGCCGTGCTCGGCGCGATCCTCACCCAGGAGCCCACCCGCCCGCAACGGGCGGGGGCTCTGGTCGCGGTCCTGGAGGGACTGCTCCGCAAGAACCCTGCCGACCGGATGTCCGCCGCCCAGGTGTCGGACCTGCTGGACCGGATACTGCTCAGCCACGGCTCCAGCACCCCGAACCG
- a CDS encoding glutamate--cysteine ligase: MRIDFSASERSSLGIEWELELVDLDSGLLSAGADEILAELAPAEGVEHPKAKHELLQSCVEVITGVCTTVAEARADLAGTVAEVEAAAARRHLGVMCSGTHPTTDWKTQRISAGERYRMLVERNQLLAQRLQIFGVHVHVGVRSAEKVMPIVNALLDYVPHFLALSASSPFWLGGDTGLASYRSKVFEALPTAGLPYQLRDWDEFEKYMELLIRTKAIDTVREVWWDIRPHPDFGTVELRICDGLPTLDEVTAVAAMAQCLVEQMDGQLDRGFRLPEPRAWVVRENKWRAARYGLDAEIVVDARGTVRPVRAAIHELVDDLTPTARRLGCEAELALVPRILEHGASYQRQRRVAASAGGQLRPVVDALLDEMRVGLPL, translated from the coding sequence GTGCGGATCGACTTCAGCGCCTCCGAGCGGTCCAGCCTCGGGATCGAGTGGGAGCTGGAGTTGGTCGACCTCGACAGCGGTCTGCTGAGCGCGGGCGCGGACGAGATCCTGGCCGAGCTGGCCCCGGCCGAGGGCGTCGAGCACCCCAAGGCCAAGCACGAGCTGCTGCAGTCCTGCGTCGAGGTGATCACGGGTGTCTGCACGACCGTGGCCGAGGCCCGCGCCGACCTGGCCGGCACCGTGGCCGAGGTCGAGGCCGCGGCGGCCCGGCGCCACCTCGGGGTGATGTGCTCCGGCACGCACCCGACGACGGACTGGAAGACGCAGCGGATCTCGGCCGGCGAGCGCTACCGGATGCTGGTCGAGCGCAACCAGCTGCTGGCCCAGCGGCTGCAGATCTTCGGCGTGCACGTCCATGTCGGGGTCCGGTCGGCCGAGAAGGTGATGCCGATCGTCAACGCGCTGCTGGACTACGTGCCGCATTTCCTGGCGCTGTCCGCGTCCAGCCCGTTCTGGCTGGGCGGCGACACCGGGCTCGCGTCGTACCGGAGCAAGGTGTTCGAGGCGCTGCCGACCGCGGGACTGCCGTACCAGCTGCGGGACTGGGACGAGTTCGAGAAGTACATGGAGCTGCTGATCCGGACCAAGGCGATCGACACGGTCCGCGAGGTCTGGTGGGACATCCGGCCGCACCCCGACTTCGGCACGGTCGAGCTGCGCATCTGCGACGGGCTGCCGACGCTGGACGAGGTGACCGCGGTCGCGGCGATGGCGCAGTGCCTGGTCGAGCAGATGGACGGCCAGCTCGACCGCGGGTTCCGGCTGCCCGAACCGCGGGCCTGGGTGGTTCGGGAGAACAAGTGGCGAGCCGCCAGGTATGGTCTGGATGCGGAGATCGTGGTGGACGCACGCGGCACGGTTCGCCCAGTACGCGCGGCCATTCACGAGCTCGTCGACGACCTCACGCCGACCGCTCGACGGCTCGGCTGTGAGGCTGAGCTCGCGCTCGTGCCGAGGATCCTCGAGCACGGT